A single region of the Cereibacter sphaeroides 2.4.1 genome encodes:
- a CDS encoding GNAT family N-acetyltransferase codes for MTAAPALSPVGPNALAALHGRVFQTPRPWSVPEFRALLGEPSVFLLTEPRPGSASEALQPAAPDGFLMGRAIAGEAEILTLAVAPEARRQGLGARLVAAFLLAARARGAESAFLEVAADNEPALALYRVAGFAEAGRRRGYYRTPEGRPLDALVMSRPLG; via the coding sequence GTGACCGCGGCCCCTGCCCTATCGCCCGTCGGACCGAACGCGCTTGCCGCTTTGCACGGCCGGGTGTTTCAGACGCCCCGGCCCTGGTCGGTGCCGGAGTTCCGGGCGCTTCTGGGCGAGCCATCCGTGTTCCTGCTGACCGAACCGCGCCCGGGCTCGGCGTCCGAGGCGCTGCAGCCTGCCGCGCCGGACGGGTTCCTGATGGGCCGCGCCATCGCGGGCGAGGCCGAGATCCTGACGCTGGCCGTGGCCCCCGAGGCGCGGCGGCAGGGCCTCGGCGCCCGGCTGGTGGCAGCCTTCCTTTTGGCAGCCCGGGCCCGGGGCGCGGAGAGCGCCTTTCTCGAGGTGGCCGCCGACAATGAGCCGGCGCTTGCGCTCTACCGCGTCGCGGGCTTTGCCGAGGCCGGGCGGCGGCGCGGCTATTACCGCACCCCCGAGGGCCGCCCGCTCGATGCGCTTGTGATGAGCCGCCCGCTCGGCTGA
- a CDS encoding NifU family protein, translating into MFIQTESTPNPATLKFLPGQMVLEAGTADFATAEAAATSPLARRIFAAGGVSAVFFGTDFVAVTKADEVAWDHIKPAILGAIMEHYQSGAPVLEGEQAASGHASHDGPDEDVVRQIKELLDTRVRPAVAQDGGDITFHGFDRGIVYLHMQGACAGCPSSTLTLKMGIENLLRHYIPEVLEVRPVAA; encoded by the coding sequence ATGTTCATCCAGACCGAATCCACGCCGAACCCGGCGACGCTGAAATTCCTGCCCGGCCAGATGGTGCTGGAGGCGGGCACCGCCGATTTCGCAACGGCCGAGGCGGCCGCGACCTCGCCTCTCGCCCGGCGCATCTTCGCCGCGGGCGGCGTGTCGGCCGTCTTCTTCGGCACCGATTTCGTGGCGGTGACCAAGGCCGATGAGGTGGCCTGGGATCATATCAAGCCCGCGATCCTCGGCGCCATCATGGAACATTACCAATCGGGCGCGCCGGTGCTCGAGGGCGAGCAGGCGGCCTCGGGGCACGCGAGCCACGACGGGCCGGACGAGGATGTGGTGCGCCAGATCAAGGAGCTGCTCGACACCCGTGTCCGTCCGGCGGTGGCGCAGGACGGTGGCGACATCACCTTCCACGGTTTCGACCGCGGCATCGTCTATCTGCACATGCAGGGTGCCTGCGCGGGCTGCCCCTCCTCGACGCTGACGCTGAAGATGGGGATCGAGAACCTGCTCCGGCATTACATCCCGGAAGTGCTGGAGGTGCGCCCGGTTGCGGCCTGA
- a CDS encoding BMP family lipoprotein, with the protein MTLFQTLAGTAAALALTAGAALADPALIFDLGGKFDKSFNEAAFNGAQRWKEETGGSYKELEMQSEAQREQALRRLAETGSNPIVMTGFAFGEVLDKVAPDYPDTKFAIIDAVVEQPNVRSVVFSEHEGSYLVGMMAAMASKSGTVGFVGGMDIPLIRKFACGYAQGFKAVKPDGKIIINMTGTTPAAWNDPVKGTELAKSQVSQGADVIYAAAGSTGMGVLQAAADENVLSIGVDSNQNHLHPGKVLTSMIKRVDNTVYEAFKSGTDLETGTVVADLKGDGVGYALDENNAALVSDEMKTAVDAAAEKIKSGEIEVHDYMTDNTCPAATF; encoded by the coding sequence ATGACCCTATTCCAGACCCTTGCCGGCACTGCCGCGGCTCTTGCGCTGACGGCAGGGGCAGCGCTGGCCGATCCGGCGCTGATCTTCGATCTCGGGGGCAAATTCGACAAGTCCTTCAACGAAGCGGCCTTCAACGGGGCCCAGCGGTGGAAGGAGGAAACCGGCGGTTCCTACAAGGAGCTGGAGATGCAGTCCGAGGCCCAGCGCGAGCAGGCGCTGCGCCGGCTGGCCGAGACCGGCTCGAACCCGATCGTGATGACGGGCTTCGCCTTCGGCGAGGTGCTCGACAAGGTGGCGCCCGATTATCCCGACACGAAATTCGCCATCATCGATGCGGTGGTCGAGCAGCCGAACGTCCGCTCGGTCGTCTTCTCCGAGCACGAGGGGTCCTATCTGGTGGGCATGATGGCCGCGATGGCCTCGAAATCGGGCACGGTGGGCTTCGTGGGCGGCATGGACATCCCGCTGATCCGCAAGTTCGCCTGCGGCTATGCGCAGGGCTTCAAGGCGGTGAAGCCCGATGGCAAGATCATCATCAACATGACGGGCACGACGCCCGCGGCCTGGAACGACCCGGTGAAGGGCACCGAGCTGGCCAAGTCTCAGGTCTCGCAGGGGGCGGACGTGATCTATGCCGCCGCAGGCTCGACCGGCATGGGCGTGCTGCAGGCGGCCGCGGACGAGAACGTGCTCTCGATCGGGGTGGACAGCAACCAGAACCACCTGCATCCGGGCAAGGTGCTGACCTCGATGATCAAGCGCGTAGACAATACCGTCTACGAAGCGTTCAAGTCCGGCACCGATCTGGAGACGGGCACAGTGGTGGCCGACCTCAAGGGCGACGGCGTGGGCTATGCGCTCGACGAGAACAATGCCGCGCTCGTCAGCGACGAGATGAAGACCGCCGTCGATGCGGCTGCCGAGAAGATCAAGTCGGGCGAAATCGAGGTCCACGACTACATGACCGACAACACCTGCCCTGCCGCGACCTTCTGA
- a CDS encoding ABC transporter ATP-binding protein: MAERQAQGRPEAAALPPAIELRGISKAFGPVQANRDISVRVARGTIHGIVGENGAGKSTLMSILYGFYRADAGEILIGGRPTAIPDSQSAIRAGIGMVFQHFKLVPNFTVLENVVLGAEEGALLRPSLAKARRELTRLAEDYELDVDPDALVEDLSVGHQQRVEILKALYRQADILILDEPTGVLTPAEADHLFRILKGLKAQGKTIVLITHKLREIMEITDEVSVMRRGEMVATVRTEATSPEALAELMVGRKVLLRVDKAPAAPGRTVLEIEDLRVRDGHGVERLKGVNLTLRAGEILGIAGVAGNGQSELLELLGGIAQGTGRVRLNGTELDLSGRGCNGRARRAAGIAHVPEDRQHLGMILDFAAWENVAFGYQDAPEYRAGRFFMDNDALRAECEGKMARFDVRPPLPALAGKNFSGGNQQKLIVAREIERNPDLLLIGQPTRGVDIGAIEFIHKQIVALRDAGKAILLVSVELDEIMSLSDRIAVMFDGRIMGLRDPARTDERELGLMMAGMDGTRGAA; this comes from the coding sequence ATGGCCGAGCGGCAGGCTCAGGGGCGGCCGGAGGCGGCCGCCCTTCCCCCGGCCATCGAGCTTCGGGGGATCTCGAAGGCCTTCGGGCCGGTGCAGGCGAACCGCGACATCAGCGTGCGGGTCGCGCGCGGCACGATCCACGGCATCGTGGGCGAGAACGGCGCGGGCAAGTCGACGCTCATGTCGATCCTCTACGGCTTCTATCGCGCGGATGCGGGCGAGATCCTGATCGGCGGCCGCCCCACCGCCATTCCCGACAGCCAGAGCGCCATCCGCGCCGGCATCGGCATGGTGTTTCAGCATTTCAAGCTGGTCCCGAATTTCACCGTCCTCGAGAATGTGGTTCTCGGGGCCGAGGAGGGCGCCCTGCTGCGCCCCTCGCTGGCCAAGGCGCGGCGGGAGCTGACGCGGCTTGCCGAGGATTACGAGCTCGACGTCGATCCCGATGCGCTGGTCGAGGATCTGTCGGTGGGCCACCAGCAGCGGGTCGAGATCCTGAAGGCGCTCTACCGGCAGGCCGACATCCTGATCCTCGACGAACCCACGGGTGTGCTGACGCCCGCCGAGGCGGACCATCTGTTCCGCATCCTCAAGGGGCTGAAGGCGCAGGGCAAGACCATCGTCCTCATCACCCACAAGCTGCGCGAGATCATGGAGATCACCGACGAGGTGAGCGTGATGCGTCGCGGCGAGATGGTGGCCACGGTGCGCACCGAGGCCACCAGCCCCGAGGCGCTGGCCGAGCTGATGGTCGGGCGCAAGGTGCTTCTGCGGGTGGACAAGGCGCCCGCCGCGCCGGGGCGGACCGTGCTCGAGATCGAGGATCTGCGGGTGCGCGACGGCCACGGGGTCGAGCGGCTGAAGGGCGTGAACCTCACGCTGCGCGCGGGCGAGATCCTCGGCATCGCGGGCGTGGCGGGCAACGGCCAGTCGGAGCTTCTGGAGCTTCTGGGCGGGATCGCGCAGGGAACGGGCCGGGTGCGACTGAACGGGACCGAGCTCGATCTGTCGGGGCGCGGCTGCAACGGGCGCGCGCGGCGGGCCGCGGGCATCGCCCATGTCCCCGAGGACCGGCAGCATCTGGGCATGATCCTCGATTTCGCCGCTTGGGAGAACGTGGCCTTCGGCTATCAGGATGCCCCCGAATATCGGGCGGGGCGGTTCTTCATGGACAACGATGCGCTTCGGGCCGAGTGCGAGGGCAAGATGGCGCGCTTCGACGTGCGCCCGCCCCTGCCCGCCCTTGCGGGCAAGAACTTCTCGGGCGGCAATCAGCAGAAGCTGATCGTGGCGCGCGAGATCGAGCGCAACCCGGATCTGCTGCTGATCGGCCAGCCCACGCGGGGGGTGGACATCGGCGCCATCGAGTTCATCCACAAGCAGATCGTGGCGCTGCGCGATGCGGGCAAGGCGATCCTTCTGGTGAGCGTCGAGCTCGACGAGATCATGAGCCTCTCGGACCGGATCGCGGTGATGTTCGACGGGCGGATCATGGGCCTGCGCGATCCCGCCCGAACCGACGAGCGCGAGCTGGGCCTGATGATGGCCGGGATGGACGGCACGAGGGGGGCCGCCTGA
- the tsaB gene encoding tRNA (adenosine(37)-N6)-threonylcarbamoyltransferase complex dimerization subunit type 1 TsaB, which translates to MRPEPAILAFDTSAAHCAAALLSGDRLLALRTEPMEKGQAERLMPLLEEVLAEGSLGWADLDALAVGTGPGNFTGVRIAVAAARGLALALGKPALGVSRFEALALGLPAPVAVLEDARRGEVYLADGALPPRLVALEGLSVTAPRQVGSAAFADRLEPLYPLAEAIARVAATRLGQPQPRPAPFYLRGADAAPAADPPPVIL; encoded by the coding sequence TTGCGGCCTGAGCCCGCGATCCTGGCCTTCGACACGTCGGCCGCGCATTGCGCGGCCGCGTTGCTTTCGGGGGACCGGCTGCTCGCCCTCCGGACCGAACCGATGGAGAAGGGCCAGGCCGAGCGGCTGATGCCGCTCTTGGAGGAGGTTCTGGCCGAGGGAAGCCTGGGCTGGGCCGATCTCGACGCGCTGGCGGTGGGGACCGGGCCCGGCAATTTCACCGGGGTGCGGATCGCGGTCGCGGCCGCCCGGGGGCTGGCGCTCGCGCTGGGGAAGCCGGCCCTGGGCGTCTCGCGGTTCGAGGCTCTGGCGCTGGGTCTGCCCGCGCCCGTGGCGGTGCTCGAGGATGCGCGGCGGGGCGAGGTCTATCTGGCCGACGGGGCCCTGCCGCCACGGCTCGTGGCCCTCGAGGGGCTCTCGGTGACGGCGCCCCGGCAGGTGGGCAGCGCGGCCTTCGCCGACCGGCTCGAGCCGCTCTACCCCCTGGCCGAGGCCATTGCGCGGGTGGCGGCAACTAGGCTCGGCCAGCCGCAGCCCCGGCCCGCGCCCTTCTATCTGCGCGGCGCCGATGCCGCGCCGGCCGCCGATCCCCCGCCGGTGATCCTGTGA